CATTGGAAAGGGGAGTCCACTTTAGAAGAGCTGCATACGCTGCAATAAGGGCAATTATGAACAATGGCGCAAGAGGTGTGGAAATCAGAATAAGCGGCAAGCTTACAGGAGAAAGAGCTAAAAGTGTGAGATTCTATCAGGGATATATTGCAAAAGTTGGAAATCCCGCTGAAACTTTGGTTTCAAGGGGCTATGCACAGGCATTGCTAAAGCTTGGCGTTCTTGGAGTGAAAGTTTCAATTATGCCACCAGATGCAAGACTTCCGGATGAAATCGAGATCATAGAAAAACCAATTGAGGAAGAGGTGAGCGAACAATGAGGCCAAGTGAGATTAGGGAGATGAGCGTGGAAGAAATAGAGGCCAAGATTAGAGAGCTAAGACTTGAGCTTGCAAAGGAAAGGGGAATGCTTACAATGGGAACATCTTTGGAAAACCCGATGGTTATTAGGAACCTTAGGAGGGATATTGCCCGCCTTTTAACGATAAAGAAGGAAAAGTTGAGGAGCAAAGGGTGATGGTTAGTGCCTAG
This region of Thermococcus alcaliphilus genomic DNA includes:
- a CDS encoding 30S ribosomal protein S3; the protein is MAIERYFIKESIKEMLIDEYLEKELRRAGYGGLDIKKTPLGTKVVIFAERPGFVIGRGGRKIRELTRILERQFGLENPQIEVEEIKNPYFNAKVQATRLAQALERGVHFRRAAYAAIRAIMNNGARGVEIRISGKLTGERAKSVRFYQGYIAKVGNPAETLVSRGYAQALLKLGVLGVKVSIMPPDARLPDEIEIIEKPIEEEVSEQ
- the rpmC gene encoding 50S ribosomal protein L29, translating into MRPSEIREMSVEEIEAKIRELRLELAKERGMLTMGTSLENPMVIRNLRRDIARLLTIKKEKLRSKG